In Gadus macrocephalus chromosome 4, ASM3116895v1, the following proteins share a genomic window:
- the LOC132455471 gene encoding LOW QUALITY PROTEIN: uncharacterized protein LOC132455471 (The sequence of the model RefSeq protein was modified relative to this genomic sequence to represent the inferred CDS: inserted 1 base in 1 codon; deleted 1 base in 1 codon) — translation MDQSPLGSVLGHLVQMAELQGQFQQAQSEVLTELAQSLAADRAFELLPPGDAATDPGEQDPWPTSTSGVGSPSPAAPDGGGHLQPPPTAQRPPTPFPRTGAAALRRDRPSPMPRDCPLMEVGQVVRVTDAPSPPHGPGEAYRIPVRIQWGAYQALLASVFMQTMIHQRLVRSEAFVEALSVSWSQARHLGQLLFRPWSEVYRLARLASSLLAYGVHLCFILGRGPLRYPVPIALNHVQVDNRGASTSQHGLTSAVALSYGWHFRRQEVRCPAAAPPGPLGAGGVGTEVQGPVVGRFSQQHLSYWQEQTTDPWIVSTLSNGYTLQFRRRPPTFSGIKVTVVNSPDRSLVLRQEVATLLGKGAIEVVEPQEQLDGFYSTYFLVPKKDGGVRPILDLRGLNQFLKVLPFHVLRVADVLQAIAQGDRFESIDLKDAYFHVPITQRHRRFLRFAFLGKVYQFRVLPFGLSLAPRIFTRCVAAALSPLQATGMAILPYLEDWLVISPTREQAVRDRAMLLSLVDRLGLMVNFTKSNLTPCRVVSYLGLVLDSVAMRACLSPKRVATILQLLQRFRRGKLLEYSLFLRLIGMLTSASMVVPLGLLELRPLQIWVNGLHLDPKWQRHKMVRVSGRCLRALRPWRERAYMIAGSPLGRIASRREVVETDASLSGWGAVWQCRTVRGQWDAQQRLEHINVLELLAVFLALRHFLPVLRDRHVLVRTDNTSTVYHINHQGVTRSRQSLRVTQRLLPWAFPHFLSLRAVHVPGVRNTAADLLSRQGPPPGEWRLHPEVVGMIWDRYGRAVADLFASEETTHCPLWFSLTERTSPLGQDALAHAWPDSLLYAFPPNSPFTGVAVXSLLLVAPYWPGRPWFPPLLKLLNGEPWCLPERRDLLSQVGGRIWHSNPGRLRLCVWPLRARTHY, via the exons ATGGACCAGTCACCGCTGGGAAGCGTGCTCGGGCATCTGGTCCAGATGGCGGAACTTCAGGGCCAGTTCCAGCAGGCCCAGAGCGAGGTGCTCACAGAGCTGGCCCAGTCCTTGGCGGCCGATCGGGCCTTCGAGCTCTTGCCTCCGGGGGACGCGGCGACGGACCCAGGGGAGCAGGACCCGTGGCCAACATCCACGTCGGGAGTGGGCTCTCCGTCTCCTGCCGCTCCTGACGGGGGAGGCCACCTGCAGCCCCCACCGACGGCCCAGCGACCACCAACACCGTTCCCGCgcaccggtgcagctgccctaCGGCGGGACAGGCCAAGCCCAATGCCGAGG GATTGCCCTCTAATGGAGGTGGGCCAGGTTGTCCGCGTCACCGatgccccgtctcctccccatGGTCCTGGCGAGGCGTACCGTATCCCGGTGAGGATACAGTGGGGTGCGTACCAGGCGCTTTTGGCCTCGGTCTTcatgcagaccatgatccatCAGCGCTTGGTGCGGTCTGAGGCATTTGTGGAGGCGTTGAGCGTTTCG TGGTCCCAGGCCAGACATTTGGGCCAGCTGCTCTTCAGGCCCTGGAGCGAAGTGTACAGGTTGGCCAGGCTAGCCAGCAGTTTGCTAGCTTACGGCGTGCACCTCTGCTTCATTCTAGGCCGGGGGCCTCTGCGGTACCCCGTGCCTATAGCTCTCAACCACGTTCAGGTGGACAATCGAGGGGCCAGCACTTCTCAGCACGGGCTGACCAGCGCCGTAGCTCTGAGCTACGGGTGGCATTTCAGGCGACAAGAGGTTCGGTGCCCAGCCGccgcccccccagggcccctaggggcagggggggtaggTACTGAAGTCCAAGGGCCGGTCGTCGGACGCTTTTCTCAGCAGCACTTGAGCTACTGGCAAGAGCAGACCACAGACCCTTGGATAGTGTCCACACTATCCAACGGGTACACACTAcaattccgacgccggcccccaaCTTTCAGCGGGATCAAGGTTACCGTGGTCAACAGTCCCGACAGATCCCTGGTCCTGAGACAGGAAGTAGCCACCCTCCTTGGGAAGGGTGCTATCGAAGTAGTAGAACCACAAGAACAGCTCGATGGGTTCTACTCAACCTACTTTCTGGTACCGAAGAAGGATGGCGGGGTTCGCCCCATTCTGGACTTGAGAGGGCTGAATCAGTTCCTCAAGGTTCTTCCCTTCCAC GTGCTGCGTGTTGCGGACGTCCTCCAGGCTATTGCTCAGGGGGACCGGTTCGAATCAATAGACCTGAAAGACGCTTACTTTCACGTCCCTATTACCCAACGTCACAGGCGGTTCCTCCGCTTTGCTTTTCTGGGCAAGGTGTACCAGTTCAGGGTTCTTCCGTTCGGGCTGTCTCTGGCCCCGCGTATATTTACACGGTGTGTAGCAGCAGCCCTGTCACCATTACAGGCCACAGGTATGGCGATACTGCCATACCTGGAGGACTGGTTGGTCATTTCCCCAACTCGGGAGCAGGCGGTCAGGGACAGAGCCATGCTCCTCAGCCTTGTGGACCGGCTTGGCCTCATGGTCAACTTTACCAAGAGCAACCTTACACCATGTCGGGTTGTGAGCTATCTGGGGCTGGTGCTCGACTCGGTGGCCATGCGAGCCTGCCTCTCTCCAAAGCGCGTAGCTACCATTCTGCAGCTGCTACAGCGCTTCAGGCGGGGGAAGTTGCTGGAATACAGCCTCTTCCTTCGACTGATAGGTATGCTGACCTCAGCATCCATGGTGGTCCCACTAGGCCTTCTGGAATTGCGTCCCCTTCAGATCTGGGTGAATGGTCTCCActtggaccccaagtggcaGAGACACAAGATGGTCAGGGTGTCTGGGCGGTGCCTTCGGGCCCTCagaccctggagagagagggcatacaTGATTGCGGGGTCGCCCTTAGGGAGGATAGCTTCCCGGCGGGAGGTTGTGGAGACGGACGCCTCCCTTTCCGGCTGGGGTGCAGTATGGCAGTGCAGGACTGTCAGAGGCCAGTGGGATGCCCAGCAGAGACTGGagcatataaatgtgctggaactccttGCGGTGTTCTTAGCTCTCAGGCACTTCCTTCCAGTTCTGAGGGACCGACATGTTCTTGTCCGGACAGACAACACCTCCACAGTCTACCACATCAACCATCAGGGGGTCACCAGATCAAGGCAGAGCCTGCGGGTCACGCAAAGGCTCCTTCCGTGGGCGTTCCCCCATTTTCTAAGCCTGAGGGCTGTCCATGTTCCAGGTGTCCGGAACACAGCGGCAGACCTTCTCTCTCGCCAAGGGCCACCCCCCGGAGAGTGGAGACTCCatccggaggtggtggggatgatTTGGGACAGGTATGGCAGGGCAGTGGCGGATCTCTTTGCTTCCGAAGAGACCACCCACTGTCCCCTTTGGTTCTCCTTGACGGAGAGGACCAGTCCCCTAGGGCAGGACGCTCTGGCTCATGCTTGGCCAGACAGCCTGCTTTATGCATTTCCCCCAAATTCCCCTTTTACTGGCGTGGCTG ACAGCCTACTTCTGGTGGCTCCATATTGGCCAGGAAGGCCATGGTTTCCACCGTTACTGAAACTCCTCAACGGAGAGCCTTGGTGCCTCCCAGAGAGACGGGACCTTCTGTCTCAGGTAGGCGGACGCATATGGCACTCGAATCCGGGGCGCCTGCGGCTGTGCGTGTGGCCCCTGAGAGCCAGGACCCACTACTGA